Part of the Lycium ferocissimum isolate CSIRO_LF1 chromosome 6, AGI_CSIRO_Lferr_CH_V1, whole genome shotgun sequence genome, CCCGAAGCCTTAGGACAGCTGACTCTATCCCATGCTACAAGCGTTTTTTTTGTGATTGTATTGACCCCGGACCAAACATAGCTCCTACAATATGCTTTGATGGCTTTGATCACCTCAGCAGGGAAGATAAAGAGTTGTGCCCAATACGATTGTATGCCAAATAACACACTTTGTACTAGTTGAACCCTCCATGCATAGGATAGTTTCTTAGCAGTCCAAAAGGATACTCTTTTAACAATTTTCTCAATCAGTGGTTGCCATTGAATTAGAGTAAGTTTCTTTGTAGATAACGGTATACCAAGATACTTGAAGGGTAAATCTCCACACGAATATCCCAGGTGTTCTAGGATTCTATCCCTCTCACTTTGCTCAACCCCACCGAAATACACTGAACTCTTGCTCAAATTTGCTTGCAGTCCTGATGCCCGAGAAAACAGCAGGAAGGATTTATGTAGGGCAGTCACGGAAGCTAGGTCCCCTTTGGAAAAAGCAATAGATCATCCGCAAAACTAAGGTGAGTGATTCCTAATTTTGAGCATCGCGGATGGTATTTAAAGGACCTGTCTGTTTTCAAGTTGTTAAGGCTTCTACTTAAGTATTCCATGACAATGGCGAACAAGAAAGGGGAGATCGGATCACCTTGTCGCAACCCCTTTGCCGCATTAAATGGTTCGAGAGGCGACCCATTTACCAGGATAGTATAGTTGACAGTAATTACACATGCATTAACCAACCTTTGAATTTTGCAGAAATCCCAACTCCTCCGTAATTTGTTCTAGGTATCCCACTCAACTGAATCATACGCTTTTTGTAAATCGATCTTGATCATGCATCTAGCAGAGATATGTTTCCTAGAATAGGCTTTCACTAATTCGTGAGCCAGTAAGATGTTGTCAGAAATCCTCCTACCTGGTATAAACCCCGATTGAGCCTCACAAATTAGGAAAGGCATAATCTTCTGCATTCTTGATGCATATATCTTAGCGATGATTTTGTATAAAATGGTACAACACGCAATAGGCCGAAAGTCCTTGAGAGTCTCAGGGCTCGGGATTTTAGGCACCAACGTGATAGTAGTACAATTTATGGCTTTGTAAATTGACCCAGAGCTAAAGAAATCCTTGACTGCTGCACATATATCATCTTTGATAACATCCCAAGCTTTCTTGAAAAAATAGGCCGAATACCCATCTATGCCGTGTGGGATTTTTCATCATCAATAGATTTAAGCCCCTCCCAAATTTCCTAATCTTTGATTTTTGCGCATAACTCCAGCTGCTGTTGTCTTTTTAGAACAGGCCCCAGCTTCATAATTCGTTTATCTACAGCTGGTAGGCAAGCCTGAGCCAACCCCATCAAGCTTCTATAAAAATTAGTGATTTCTACTTCAATATCTTTAGGTTCATGAATTCTCTGGCCATTTAAGGAGCGAATATCACTAATCAATTTCCTCTGGCATCGTTCTTTCATTACAGctgaaaaatatttggtgttACAATCTCCAAGTTTGATCCAAGAGGCCCTGGATTTTTGCTTCAGAATGCTTTCCTCGATCAAGGACCATTTTTCTAGATTAAAAAGGAGTTCTTTTTCCTGTGCTATCAACCCATCAGTACATTGAGCATTCAACTGTGCTTGGACAATCTTCGAGTTCAGTCGAGCCTGCTCGATGTTATGCCTGACTCCCTTGAACTCCTTGATGTTAAGATCTTTAAGCAGCGGTTTTAGTGTTTTAAGCCTCTGCCAGACTTTTTTCATACCTGCTTGCCCCACCGGATGCATCCATACCTCCTTTAGTATTTGAGGGAACTTGGCATGCTCAGCCCAAGTATTAAAGAATCTAAAGGGAGTTTTGCCATTTTGAGGAGCTGTGTATAGCTGTAGCAGCATAGGGGAATGATCCGAAATATGTGGCATACCATATTCAGTCTGGACATGGCCCCATTGCATCAACCGATCCGCATTCCCAAAAGCTCGGTCAATCCTGCTCCAAACTCTGTCCGCACCAGTTTGCTTGTTTGACAAAGTATAAAACTCACCCTTCCATGTTAATTCATTCAGATGTAAATCGTGGATACAGTCCGAGAAGTCCTGTGTTTCGGCAGAAGTAACAGGGTTGCCTATGAGTCTATCAAGGGGAGATAATACCGCATTGAAGTCGCCCCACATCAACCACAGTTTTGCGACCCCTTGGCCTATTCTGATCAGACTTTGCCATAGAGCCTTCCTTTGGTCCACACTGTTGAACCCATAGATCGCAATAACATACGCTTCAAAACTATCGAGTCTACCTTTCACATAAGCATGAATGTATTGAGCCCCTTCTTCCATCAACTGCACCTCGTAACGTTTTGGTCCCAAAGCATCCAAACTCCGCCGTTATCGGCATGAATATAGTTGTGTGGGTCGCCCATCTAGGAGCTACATTATTTAAGACACTTGCTACTCTATGTATTTTAACTCGAGTTTCTACCAGGCAAACAAATTTGAGCTTCTTACTAGTAATATAGTATTTCAGCTCCTTTTGTTTGTACCTTTTATTCATCCCTCTAACATTCCAACAAAGCCAAGTCATATTGAACTTTCGATTAGCCATGCATTATTAGGAGACCGTGTATGAGTCTCATTGCTTCCACTAGCCAACATAGAGAAAGAGTTCCTGATCGGAGTAGGCGCCTTATTAAGGATAGGGAAATGTTCCAAATTCAGCTCAGGAACAGGCTGTGTACCTGCCTTGTTACTTGTCATTGGGCTTTGTCTCTGGTTCTGCTGTTGGGGGGGAGTTTTAGTTGTCTCAAGGGTAGCTGGTTCCGTCTGCTGTGCACTTTGTCTTTGCCGGGCCTTAGACATTCGATCGGCCCCTCGTAATGTGTTGTACAGGCCCTTTGGATTTCCATTCTTGAGTGACAACCTTATTATGTCTCCTCCTTCTAGCTCATTTCACATTTGGTCCTTGTTGTTGTACATTCATCCTCTCGTGTCGCTCGACACGTACGCGGCTCAACGAAGCATTGTTGATGCAGGGTGTACATGGGACCGGTTGGTTCGAATTTTttacaaaccaaaccaaaccatttgTGTCGGGTTattaaatctataaaccaaaccaaaccaataaaagtcgggtttttcGATATCAatttttctcgggtttttcggtttttcgggttttttcggGTTTCTCGGGTTTTTCATAGTATCTAATGAAAAGCACAGTAATGCAGGTGCTTCTTAAAAAGAGTTCTAGTACAAAATATCAACATATAAGATGGAGGCAAAACACATTTGAAGTTTTAACTTCATAATataactaaaatgtcaaatggCCATAAAATGGGATGTAGCAAAAACAAAAATCCAAATCGGTGCAATATACTACAAAGAATCGAAAGGAATCACCGTAACGCCTTGAAGATTGGGCAAAAATCCAAATCACCGCATCTTGAAGATTGGGCAAAAAtccaaatctgaaatttgaCAATTGAAGAAATAAACAAAGGAAGCATGTGCATTGCCTAATAATGAAGTGTAATTCGAGAAGAAAACGCGAATCTAGAAAAGATACTAAGGCAAACAAGAAAAGATCTAAATTGAGCACTAAagtaagggggggggggggggtagtcATTCCTCCAATGTCCAAAGTATGAATAAGTGCTAGTAAGCCTTTAAATGGTAAATCCGATCTCTAAATTCTAAACTATAGGTCATGATAAAGTTTTTTTTCATAAAGTTCAAAATCCAATTTAAAGTCCAACATTAAAATATATGTAATTGTTTAGTTCTCTATGCTATTAAGTACCAAATATTAAAACAAAAGATAAATCATTTATATTTACTATGTCAAATTTTGGTCCTAAAATCAAGTCTCGGTTACCAAAGAAACTCTTGGAACCACTTATAACATGAAAACAAAGGTCAAAACTCATACAGAGAAAACAATTGCAATATTTTGCCGGCTAGAAAACAATATCAGAAAACACTTGGAGAAATAACCGCAGAAAACAATATCAGTAAAACCAGCAGAGAAAACAATTGCACCAGCTAGAAAACAATATCAGTAAAACACAGCAGAGAAATAAGTGCAGAAATCCAA contains:
- the LOC132061610 gene encoding uncharacterized protein LOC132061610 — protein: MEEGAQYIHAYVKGRLDSFEAYVIAIYGFNSVDQRKALWQSLIRIGQGVAKLWLMWGDFNAVLSPLDRLIGNPVTSAETQDFSDCIHDLHLNELTWKGEFYTLSNKQTGADRVWSRIDRAFGNADRLMQWGHVQTEYGMPHISDHSPMLLQLYTAPQNGKTPFRFFNTWAEHAKFPQILKEVWMHPVGQAGMKKVWQRLKTLKPLLKDLNIKEFKGVRHNIEQARLNSKIVQAQLNAQCTDGLIAQEKELLFNLEKWSLIEESILKQKSRASWIKLGDCNTKYFSAVMKERCQRKLISDIRSLNGQRIHEPKDIEVEITNFYRSLMGLAQACLPAVDKRIMKLGPVLKRQQQLELCAKIKD